TCCAGCATTGCCCACCATCGGGTTTGGAAAGACCGTTTAGATAAAGAAAACTTGAGACCTTCAGGTAATAGATTAACTTGCTCCAAAAGGTTTTCTAGATTTTTTTGGGCGGCTTCTGGAGATAAAGTTCCTTTTTCTACTTGTTCTATTTCCTTAACCGCCTGTTTCAGGAAATAATTTACCTCTTTTATGTTGCCAAATTGATCGATTTTCAAGAAAGCTTCTCGATCTCCTTCTTTAAACTTTAGACGAGCAATCGCTAACTCAAAGAAACTGACGAATTCGGGAATTTGCCAAACTCCGTGCCAAGTTTTCCAAAGTTCAAAATCCTTAAAAGATATCAAAGCTCCGTAAACTAATTCATCGTTAAGATCGAGCAGGCGAGAATAAATTTCATTTAATTCTTCAAAGCGACTTTCAGAGAAATCGTTGTCTTTTACAGCTTCCAATATCAATTGGGCTACGTGTTTAACGCAATCGCAAGTTGAAGCGAGTCCTCTAGAGAATAAAGGATCGACAAAGCCGTAGGAATGATGAAGTAGACAATACCTGTCTCCAACGCATTTTTTAGAGGAATACTGTAGCCTATCTGTTGAAATCCATTCTCTCACCGATTTAGCATTTTTGAATTGCTCGTAAATACTTGGATATTGAGATATGAATTCAAAAAATTCTTGCTCTGGTGGAATATCTGTTTTGGGAAACCGTCGAGAATCTAACTGCAAACCGACACTACAAAGAGGATTTGTCGAGTTTTTATGGTTGTTAAACGGTATTACCCACATCCACCCTCCATCAAATAGATGATGGAGTGTTCCTTCATGAAAATTACCGGGCATCCCATGTACTTTTTGAGAATGAACGCAGGCTTCAAACTGTGACACGTCTAGCATATGCGTAAACAAAGTACGTGTATGAGTTTTCAGATGCGTTGGTTTTTCTCGCAAGTCAAATTTTTTAGCCAGTACGGAAGAGTATCCGCTTGCATCTACAACATACAGACCTGAAAATTTTTCTCCTTTTTCACTAGCGATGAAAACATCCTTGCCATTTGAATCAAACTCAATATCTGAGATTTGGCAATTTTGTTTGACGACAGCGCCATAATGGATAGCAAGATGTAGCAGATAGCTATCCAAGTCTTGACGGAAAAAATGAAGTTCTGCGCCATCTAAGTTAGCTTGTGTTATCTGATCTTTTTGCTGTTCCTGCCCTAAATGATGGTAGGCAAAGGAAACATTCTTTTTAACACCACAACTGCGTTCGAGTTTTTGCCCAATAACACCAGGATGTAATTCAGGTATATCAAATAGATCTGAAATTCCAGCTATAGCCTGAGTGGTGTAAGGAATGGTCGATTCACCGATAGTAAATTTCGGGTGAGAGCCTTTATCAATAATCAGAACTTTGACTTTATTTTTGGCTAAAATAGTACCCAATATCGTACCAGCCATGCCAGAGCCTAAGATGATAACTTGGTATTTTTCCTGCATATTTGTCTACCTCAAACAATATTTTTCAACTAACAATTGTTGAGCATGAAGTTCCATTTGATTCTGTGTATCCTTTTCTTGCCATAGTTAGCTCCACTTCATGCCATTTTTCATTTTTCTGGATAACACAGTTCTCTTTTTTTCTACCTCTTGCTAAAGCTAAAAAGATTTTGTAGTGCCTTCCGGAGCGGAGCCTACACTTTTTCATATTCAAGATTTTTGTTGATTAGTAAATACCTCATCAAGACAGATTTTTAACTGTTGTCCTAGTTCTTGAATATGCGGTTCGGCGAACATTGAAAAATGATTGCCTGGAACTTCAATAACCTTGATTGGTTGTTCGGAATATTTACTCCAACCTAAAAATGGATCGTCGCTATACAACTCTGCACTTTGGAAATCGTGAGGAATTTCTTCTCGAGCGCGGAACAGAGTAATTTCATTGGTATAAACCTGCAAAACATAATCTCGCATGGCTTGAACATGAGCTTTGAAAAGCTGGTAATAACGAAAATGTTGCTGAATTTCTGTGTTGCTGACGATGTTCGCTTTCTTCATCAAAAGATTGAATTGTTCCTCTGGTGTTAGATGGGAAATTTCGTTATAGGAAACTGACAAATCGATGCCGAACAAATATTTAAGTGCTTCAGCAGAACGAATTATAAATTTAGCATCATCATCTTTTGTCGGCTGAGGTTTAGTTTCTGGAATTATAGCATCAAATACTGCAAGCAAAGCTATTTTTTCTCCCTGCCGTTGCAGTTGTTGTGCCATCTCAAAAGCAATCAAACCACCGTAACACCAACCTGCCAAAAGATACGGACCTTTGGGTTGTACCGCCCGAATTTCTTCAATGTAATGAGTTGCTGTTTCCTCTACAGAAATAATCTCAGGTTCCTGTTGGATAGGACTCTGTTCTAAGGCATAAAATGGTTGTTCTGCATCGAGTTTACTGGCTAAGTTTGGGTAGGTGATGATATTTCCTCCGGCTGGATGTACGCAGAATAAAGGAATCCTTGAACCGGAAGACCGAATTGGCACTAAAGGAGAATCCGAATTTGAACCAATTTGTTGCTGGAGAACCTTAGCTAGGTTTTCAATTGTTGCGCCTTGAAAAAGAATAGAAAGAGGAAGTTTCTGCCCAAACCGCTCGTTAATTTGAGCTATTAAACGTGCAGCTAAAAGAGAGTGACCTCCCAATTCAAAGAAATCGTCCGTGACTCCAATTGAGCTGATATTCAGAAGATTTTCCCAAATCTGTACCAGAGCAAATTCCCAAGTATCCCGAGGAGGAACGAAGGATTCAGTAGAGTTAGCTCGGATAAGATCTTTAGTTGGAAGCGATCGCTTGTCTACTTTTCCACTTGGTGTGAGGGGGAAGGCATCCAAGACGGCGAAGGCAGAAGGCACCATATAGTCCGGCAGATTCTTGCGTAGGTAGCTGCGCAGTTTTGGCACTATATTGTCTGCATCTGTAACCACATAAGCGATGAGACGCCGCTCTCCGCGATCGTCTTCACGAGCAATGA
The sequence above is drawn from the Oscillatoria salina IIICB1 genome and encodes:
- a CDS encoding NAD(P)/FAD-dependent oxidoreductase, which codes for MQEKYQVIILGSGMAGTILGTILAKNKVKVLIIDKGSHPKFTIGESTIPYTTQAIAGISDLFDIPELHPGVIGQKLERSCGVKKNVSFAYHHLGQEQQKDQITQANLDGAELHFFRQDLDSYLLHLAIHYGAVVKQNCQISDIEFDSNGKDVFIASEKGEKFSGLYVVDASGYSSVLAKKFDLREKPTHLKTHTRTLFTHMLDVSQFEACVHSQKVHGMPGNFHEGTLHHLFDGGWMWVIPFNNHKNSTNPLCSVGLQLDSRRFPKTDIPPEQEFFEFISQYPSIYEQFKNAKSVREWISTDRLQYSSKKCVGDRYCLLHHSYGFVDPLFSRGLASTCDCVKHVAQLILEAVKDNDFSESRFEELNEIYSRLLDLNDELVYGALISFKDFELWKTWHGVWQIPEFVSFFELAIARLKFKEGDREAFLKIDQFGNIKEVNYFLKQAVKEIEQVEKGTLSPEAAQKNLENLLEQVNLLPEGLKFSLSKRSFQTRWWAMLEFVHWLNFKSSPEVKQYYEGFKPMKTYQLLKEVAKR